GGGCACTGCAACAGGGAGCGAAAAATGCCTCCGGCGGCGATCCGACCAGAGGTTACCCGCCGCAGGGACCCGCCTATCACGATGCTCAGAAACCGGAAGTTCAATACCTGTGGCGGTGGATCGGCATGCATGCCCCGGATCTGGTGGTTGATGTCCGCGCAGGTCAGCAGCCACAGTGGTTCATCCCGAAAACCGCTCGCAAAGAAGTGCGCGGACTGCAGTCGCAGTTGTCACCTGTGCAAACCGCGAACGCCGACTGGGAACTGGCTGCCGCTCTGAATACCGAGTCCCCATCTCTGATCGGCCAGATCCCTGCCCTGGGTCTGGAAGTCTCAACTCAAGAGAAGTCTGCGTTCCTCCCCACACTGCTGAAGGTACTTAAGGAAACATCGTTTCCAGCGCCCTCTCCCGCGCGTGAGGAACTGATTCAGCGCCAACAGCGGACGCCGATCCAGGTTGCCACACAACTCTCGAAAGTGTACGGCAACGATCTGGGACGCCTCTCGTATCTGCCCGTGCTTTCACTCATTAGCCAGATTCGACTGGGTGAACTGACGAACGACCAGAGTCGGCTGCCTCACGTCGAGAAAATCACACAGGAGTATCTGAAGAAGAATCCTCAGCCCCTCGAAAACAAAGGGGGCGGCTCGGTCATCGCCGGGCACCTGCTCTTTTCCGAGCTGACCAAAGCAACCGGCAACCGGGATTACCTCAAGTACGCCCAACAGGCGGCGGATCTGGGCTTTGATGCGCAAGGTAAGATGAAAGAGTCGATGCCGCACCATGTCGAGATGAGCGATGCGGTCTTCATGTCATGCCCGATTCTCGCTGTTGTGGGTCGGCTGACCGGGGACCCGAAATACTACGACATGGCCATGAAACACTGGCGCTTCATCCAGAAACTGGATCAGCGACCGGACGGCATCTATCGAAATTCTCCCCTCAGCGATGCCGCCTGGGGTCGTGGAAATGGTTTCCCAGCGCTGGGACTGGCGCTGGTTTTGAGTGAGTTGCCCGTGCATTCGCCGTTGCGGGAACAGT
This is a stretch of genomic DNA from Gimesia chilikensis. It encodes these proteins:
- a CDS encoding glycoside hydrolase family 88 protein, which translates into the protein MDGSFLELEIHPFNIPAGNLPAMNAHLLPLCLSLLTLISLPAAVVSAADEKTEPSTVDFKGKVAQRLESLKKQPALIHSALGVTRQETPIPCVFSADDLNFETDKTRVLLIGGLDGSQTSVDAVIDAVNWFYGSEAAAPLRKQFSLSAAPIANPDGWALQQGAKNASGGDPTRGYPPQGPAYHDAQKPEVQYLWRWIGMHAPDLVVDVRAGQQPQWFIPKTARKEVRGLQSQLSPVQTANADWELAAALNTESPSLIGQIPALGLEVSTQEKSAFLPTLLKVLKETSFPAPSPAREELIQRQQRTPIQVATQLSKVYGNDLGRLSYLPVLSLISQIRLGELTNDQSRLPHVEKITQEYLKKNPQPLENKGGGSVIAGHLLFSELTKATGNRDYLKYAQQAADLGFDAQGKMKESMPHHVEMSDAVFMSCPILAVVGRLTGDPKYYDMAMKHWRFIQKLDQRPDGIYRNSPLSDAAWGRGNGFPALGLALVLSELPVHSPLREQFVEGHRQHLEALSKHQDPTGMWHQVIDHPESYREMTSTCMITFAMIRGVREGWLDESVYTPLIEKAWEGIKTRVAPNGTLVDVCTGTGKQKNLRGYLDRMAILGNDARGGAMAFIVSNEMAQWLNERANAAEQKQD